In a genomic window of Nomascus leucogenys isolate Asia chromosome 4, Asia_NLE_v1, whole genome shotgun sequence:
- the LRFN4 gene encoding leucine-rich repeat and fibronectin type-III domain-containing protein 4, with protein sequence MAPPLLLLLLASGAAACPLPCVCQNLSESLSTLCAHRGLLFVPPNVDRRTVELRLADNFIQALGPPDFRNMTGLVDLTLSRNAITRIGARAFGDLESLRSLHLDGNRLVELGTGSLRGPVNLQHLILSGNQLGRIAPGAFDDFLESLEDLDLSYNNLRQVPWAGIGAMPALHTLNLDHNLIDALPPGAFAQLGQLSRLDLTSNRLATLAPDPLFSRGRDAEASPAPLVLSFSGNPLHCNCELLWLRRLARPDDLETCASPPGLAGRYFWAVPEGEFSCEPPLIARHTQRLWVLEGQRATLRCRALGDPAPTMHWVGPDDRLVGNSSRARAFPNGTLEIGVTGAGDAGGYTCIATNPAGEATARVELRVLALPHGGNTSAEGGRPGPSDIAASARTAAEGEGTLESEPAVQVTEVTATSGLVSWGPGRPADPVWMFQIQYNSSEDETLIYRIVPASSHHFLLKHLVPGADYDLCLLALSPAAGPSDLTATRLLGCAHFSTLPASPLCHALQAHVLGGTLTVAVGGVLVAALLVFTVALLVRGRGAGNGRLPLKLSHVQSQTNGGPSPTPKAHPPRSPPPRPQRSCSLDLGDAGCYGYARRLGGAWARRSHSVHGGLLGAGCRGVGGSAERLEESVV encoded by the exons ATGGCCCCGccgctcctgctgctgctgctggccagTGGAGCGGCCGCCTGCCCGCTGCCCTGCGTCTGCCAGAACCTGTCCGAGTCGCTCAGCACCCTCTGTGCCCACCGAGGCCTGCTGTTTGTGCCGCCCAACGTGGACCGGCGCACAGTGGAGCTGCGGCTGGCTGACAACTTCATCCAGGCCCTGGGGCCCCCTGACTTCCGCAACATGACGGGGCTGGTGGACCTGACACTGTCTCGCAATGCCATCACCCGCATTGGGGCCCGCGCCTTTGGGGACCTCGAGAGCCTGCGTTCCCTCCACCTTGACGGCAACAGGCTGGTGGAGCTGGGCACCGGCAGCCTTCGGGGCCCCGTCAACCTGCAGCACCTCATCCTCAGCGGCAACCAACTGGGCCGCATCGCGCCGGGGGCCTTCGACGACTTCCTAGAGAGCCTGGAGGACCTGGACCTGTCCTACAACAACCTCCGGCAGGTGCCCTGGGCCGGCATCGGCGCCATGCCTGCCCTGCACACCCTCAACCTGGACCATAACCTCATTGACGCACTGCCCCCAGGCGCCTTCGCCCAGCTCGGTCAGCTCTCCCGCCTGGACCTCACCTCCAACCGCCTGGCCACGCTGGCTCCGGACCCGCTCTTCTCTCGTGGGCGTGATGCAGAGGCCTCTCCCGCCCCCCTGGTGCTGAGCTTCAGCGGGAACCCCCTGCACTGCAACTGTGAGCTGCTGTGGCTGCGGCGGCTGGCGCGGCCGGATGACCTGGAGACCTGCGCCTCCCCGCCCGGCCTGGCCGGCCGCTACTTCTGGGCAGTGCCCGAGGGCGAGTTCTCCTGTGAGCCGCCCCTCATTGCCCGCCACACGCAGCGCCTCTGGGTGCTGGAAGGCCAGCGGGCCACACTGCGGTGCCGGGCCCTGGGTGACCCCGCGCCTACCATGCACTGGGTCGGTCCTGATGACCGGTTGGTTGGCAACTCCTCCCGAGCCCGGGCTTTCCCCAACGGGACCTTAGAGATTGGGGTGACCGGTGCTGGGGACGCTGGGGGCTACACCTGCATCGCCACCAACCCTGCTGGTGAGGCCACGGCCCGAGTAGAACTGCGGGTGCTGGCCTTGCCCCATGGTGGGAACACCAGTGCCGAGGGGGGCCGCCCCGGGCCCTCGGACATCGCCGCCTCGGCTCGCACTGCTGCCGAGGGTGAGGGGACGCTGGAGTCTGAGCCAGCTGTGCAGGTGACGGAGGTGACCGCCACCTCAGGGCTGGTGAGCTGGGGTCCCGGGCGGCCAGCCGACCCAGTGTGGATGTTCCAAATCCAGTACAACAGCAGCGAGGATGAGACCCTCATCTACCG GATCGTCCCAGCCTCCAGCCACCACTTCCTGCTGAAGCACCTGGTCCCTGGCGCTGACTATGACCTCTGCCTGCTGGCCTTGTCACCGGCTGCTGGGCCCTCCGACCTCACGGCCACCAGGCTGCTGGGCTGTGCCCATTTCTCCACGCTGCCGGCCTCGCCCCTGTGCCACGCCCTGCAGGCCCACGTGCTAGGCGGGACCCTGACTGTGGCCGTGGGGGGTGTGCTGGTGGCTGCCTTACTGGTCTTCACTGTGGCCTTGCTGGTTCGGGGCCGGGGGGCCGGGAATGGCCGCCTCCCCCTCAAGCTCAGCCACGTCCAGTCCCAGACCAATGGAGGCCCCAGCCCCACACCCAAGGCCCACCCGCCGCGGAGCCCCCCGCCCCGGCCACAGCGCAGCTGCTCCCTGGACCTGGGAGACGCCGGGTGCTACGGTTACGCCAGGCGCCTGGGAGGAGCCTGGGCCCGACGGAGCCACTCTGTGCATGGGGGGCTGCTCGGGGCAGGGTGCCGGGGCGTAGGAGGCAGCGCCGAGCGGCTGGAAGAGAGTGTGGTGTGA